A region of Liolophura sinensis isolate JHLJ2023 chromosome 8, CUHK_Ljap_v2, whole genome shotgun sequence DNA encodes the following proteins:
- the LOC135473610 gene encoding histamine H3 receptor-like — MIHRFFGELLLAFLAKEICSTSMLVDAKTRLNASTNGERVYNVSPTETEEDMEEESEELPLTSKVVYGVVIPAMAVVCIIGNILTILSFVQDRKLQTVHNTYLMSLAVSDLLIGCISMPFYAVYTLMDDTWPFGVEFCKIFMCIDFLACLDSVFTIMLVSYDRCMLLLQGASYSIKQTSRAAKIRIMISWFIAFLMYVPAIVFWDVVRGYSVVEEEDCDVEFYDDFIFIMATSVVEFLIPLATITSLNIFLYTLILKRAREAPGNKMADKLGKLDGDKDKRNMIKRERKAARSLAILVSVFTVCWMPYTVCTVIVAFCDGCVPADLYEAFNWLLWGNSTLNPFLYAFTSNQFQINFIRLLGLKKLCFSSKRVAPKEMKSDSLPD; from the coding sequence ATGATCCACAGATTTTTCGGTGAACTTCTTCTTGCCTTTCTAGCGAAGGAGATTTGTAGCACCTCCATGTTGGTCGACGCAAAGACCCGGCTGAATGCATCAACCAATGGGGAAAGAGTTTACAATGTCTCGCCCACTGAAACGGAAGAGGACATGGAAGAAGAGAGTGAAGAGCTCCCATTGACCAGCAAAGTGGTCTACGGAGTAGTTATCCCTGCGATGGCTGTGGTCTGTATCATTGGAAACATTCTTACGATATTGTCCTTTGTCCAAGATCGAAAACTACAGACAGTCCACAACACATATCTGATGAGCTTGGCCGTATCGGATCTCTTGATTGGCTGTATAAGCATGCCGTTTTACGCCGTCTACACTCTAATGGACGACACTTGGCCGTTTGGAGTTGAATTTTGCAAGATTTTCATGTGTATAGATTTTCTGGCTTGTCTGGATTCCGTgttcaccataatgttggtgaGCTATGATCGTTGTATGCTGCTCTTACAAGGAGCATCCTATTCAATCAAACAGACATCAAGAGCTGCGAAAATCCGGATTATGATTTCCTGGTTCATCGCCTTCCTCATGTACGTACCGGCCATTGTGTTTTGGGATGTGGTCCGAGGATACAGTGTCGTGGAAGAAGAGGATTGTGACGTGGAATTCTACGACGACTTTATATTTATCATGGCCACTTCGGTCGTTGAGTTTCTCATACCGCTTGCCACTATCACGTCTCTGAACATTTTCCTTTATACTCTCATACTGAAGCGTGCTCGGGAAGCCCCTGGGAACAAAATGGCGGACAAACTAGGTAAACTTGATGGGGACAAAGACAAACGTAACATGATAAAACGGGAGAGGAAGGCGGCTCGTTCTTTGGCTATCCTGGTCAGTGTGTTTACTGTGTGCTGGATGCCATACACCGTCTGCACAGTTATCGTAGCTTTCTGTGACGGCTGTGTCCCGGCTGACCTCTACGAGGCCTTCAACTGGCTGCTATGGGGTAACTCTACCCTGAACCCATTTCTGTACGCCTTCACCAGCAATCAGTTCCAAATAAACTTTATCCGTCTACTTGGTTTGAAGAAACTTTGCTTTTCCAGCAAGAGGGTTGCCCCCAAAGAAATGAAATCGGACTCTCTACCGGACTGA